The following proteins come from a genomic window of Haloplanus salinus:
- a CDS encoding putative toxin-antitoxin system toxin component, PIN family produces the protein MKAVLDTNVLISSVIATGVPHEVVVKGFSSDYQIIVSVATLTEFRETLLKYPDRFGLDEDDVQQEVETIRYFAEFVDPAEDITAVEADPDDDKFLEAAVAGNVDYIVSGDQHLLDLGSFRGIDIVDPRTFYEHLEAA, from the coding sequence ATGAAGGCCGTTCTCGACACGAACGTACTCATCTCTAGTGTCATCGCGACCGGCGTCCCGCACGAGGTCGTCGTGAAGGGCTTCAGCAGCGACTATCAGATCATCGTCTCGGTCGCGACGCTCACCGAGTTTCGTGAGACGCTCCTCAAATATCCGGACCGCTTCGGGCTGGACGAAGACGATGTCCAACAGGAAGTCGAAACGATCCGCTATTTCGCGGAGTTCGTCGATCCAGCGGAAGACATCACAGCAGTCGAGGCCGATCCCGATGATGACAAGTTCCTTGAAGCCGCTGTCGCCGGCAATGTCGACTACATCGTCTCCGGTGACCAGCATCTCCTCGATCTTGGATCATTTCGGGGCATCGACATTGTCGACCCGAGAACGTTCTACGAACACCTCGAAGCGGCGTAA
- a CDS encoding AbrB/MazE/SpoVT family DNA-binding domain-containing protein, which yields MSTDDPEITTVTSKGQITIPSRLRKQFGLEKGTKLMVVPTDYGLVLKKLELPSVEEFQQRVEERAETVDLSMDEINELVHEARGSDE from the coding sequence ATGAGCACCGACGACCCTGAAATAACTACCGTGACTTCAAAGGGACAGATCACGATTCCGAGCCGGTTGCGCAAGCAGTTCGGGCTCGAAAAGGGCACGAAGCTGATGGTCGTTCCGACCGACTACGGCCTCGTTTTGAAGAAACTCGAACTCCCGTCGGTCGAAGAGTTCCAACAGCGCGTTGAGGAGCGGGCTGAGACGGTCGACCTGTCGATGGATGAGATTAACGAACTCGTCCATGAGGCACGGGGATCTGATGAATGA